Proteins from a genomic interval of Gopherus evgoodei ecotype Sinaloan lineage chromosome 7, rGopEvg1_v1.p, whole genome shotgun sequence:
- the NUDT13 gene encoding nucleoside diphosphate-linked moiety X motif 13 isoform X3 has product MIYQGVYRTPSLWCRLHSTYVRKMRYLFKLKEDDGICRQAQNSGTFYLFHNLSPFVKKVGSKYLAPQISVAEMKSMLGKFKQNEQMIEDSVLIGCSDECMAYFALDLGSLEKSVIESELRGSFTELRKAFFQLDGKDAPLLSSAQALLRWHDTHQYCSKTGQPTQKNLAGSKRVCHTNGIIYYPQMSPVVITLVSDGSRCLLARQASFPKGMYSALAGFCDVAP; this is encoded by the exons ATGATTTATCAAGGTGTATACAGAACTCCCTCTCTGTGGTGCAGGTTACACTCTACCTATGTTAGAAAAATGCG ATACTTGTTTAAGCTAAAGGAAGATGATGGCATCTGTAGGCAAGCCCAAAACTCAGGAACATTCTACCTCTTTCACAATCTCTCTCCATTCGTTAAGAAAGTCGGGAGCAAGTACTTGGCACCACAGATAAGTGTAGCAG AAATGAAAAGCATGCTGGGGAAGTTCAAACAGAATGAACAGATGATAGAGGACTCGGTGCTGATTGGCTGTTCAGATGAATGCATGGCATACTTTGCCCTGGATCTAG GGTCCTTGGAGAAATCTGTCATTGAATCTGAATTGAGGGGGTCATTTACCGAATTACGGAAGGCTTTCTTTCAACTAGATGGGAAAGATGCACCCTTGTTGTCCTCG GCTCAGGCTCTTCTTCGTTGGCATGACACCCATCAGTACTGTAGCAAAACTGGGCAGCCTACCCAGAAGAACCTAGCTGGCAGCAAGCGTGTTTGCCATACCAATGGAATAATTTATTACCCACAG ATGTCCCCAGTGGTTATCACTTTGGTGTCTGATGGGAGCCGGTGCCTTCTTGCCCGACAGGCGTCATTCCCAAAGGGGATGTACAGTGCTCTGGCAGGCTTCTGTGATGTGG